The following proteins come from a genomic window of Flavobacterium crocinum:
- a CDS encoding YiiX family permuted papain-like enzyme codes for MKSKKFLFPLITFVISFGCALFISLKVFPNNPFTGIKQEKPVVSKYKDGDVIFQTSESKQCEAVRIATNSKFSHCGIIYDIDGKWFVFEAVQPVKLTPLEDWIKHGRDNKYVVKRLKNDAVLKPEVLQKMKDYSQQFDGKEYDAYFEWTDNRIYCSELVWKIYKNAAGIELSKLRELKDFNLTDSRVQKILKERYGNDIPLDEKVVAPSDLADSSLLKTVIDTY; via the coding sequence ATGAAAAGTAAGAAATTTTTATTTCCGTTGATCACATTCGTCATCAGTTTTGGGTGTGCTTTGTTTATTAGTCTAAAAGTTTTTCCAAATAATCCGTTTACTGGAATTAAACAGGAAAAGCCAGTGGTTAGTAAATACAAAGATGGTGATGTAATTTTTCAGACTTCTGAATCTAAACAATGTGAGGCGGTTCGTATTGCAACGAATTCTAAGTTTTCGCATTGCGGCATTATTTATGATATTGACGGAAAATGGTTTGTTTTTGAAGCCGTTCAGCCTGTGAAACTAACACCGCTTGAAGATTGGATCAAACATGGAAGAGACAATAAATATGTGGTTAAAAGATTAAAAAATGATGCTGTTTTAAAACCGGAAGTTTTGCAAAAAATGAAAGACTACAGCCAGCAGTTTGATGGCAAAGAATATGATGCTTATTTTGAATGGACAGATAATCGAATTTATTGTTCTGAACTGGTTTGGAAGATTTATAAAAATGCTGCCGGTATTGAATTATCAAAACTAAGGGAATTAAAGGATTTTAATTTGACAGATTCAAGAGTCCAAAAAATATTAAAAGAACGTTATGGTAATGATATTCCGCTGGATGAGAAAGTCGTTGCCCCTTCTGACCTTGCCGATTCCAGTTTATTAAAAACTGTCATAGACACATACTAA